TCAATTTAACTCAGCGGGCGTTCACCACCCATATCGCATCACTGCTCGCGCGAATTCAAATACACACCGCTGCGGCAACACATGCGTACGTAACTGTTTCACTTACTCGGTATCTATTGAGGAGGTTTTGCTTTTCCTCGTTTGTCAACGGCACGTGCTTCGGCACCAGCTCGTGTTTTGTGATGTTGACCTGAGCAAGCAAATCCGCTTCTGTTCCTATTTCGGTACAGCCAGATGCACTGACGAATCACTTTGCCATACACCGACACAGTTCATGCGTCCAACCGCCGGGCGACTGTCTTCGTTCACCGTATTACGAAGTCGGTCAACTAGCGTGATTGTAGTCAGCAACACATGAACTAACACTTACCAACAACTCTGATTCCATAAAATTCTCTATTATATGCCGCGGGGCTGCCTCACTGATAGCCTGCACACCAACGCAATGACAAAACCACAACGACCATGATGTTTGATGAGTCACCTGTGTCCTCACGCTGAAACAAGATTATGTTTGGCAAAGTCTCGAATCTGAGGTGTAAGCAAAAAATGTAGAAAATTCTCCCCTCCTCGGAACTGAAGCGTCGCTACGGACTAGGCCCACAGCTTCTGCACAGGGACGCCTGTAACAACATACATCTCGGGCAAAGGCCGTGAGAACGTTTTGCGTAACCAGAATCGCCCTTTGAATATTTCTCTCCTCCATCCGCTCTGTCAGCCTGCACGAGCACACAGTCGGCCACAGTTACATAGTACCTTCCATGTATGGAACTAACGGTTCAAGATTGTTTGCCGCATTGCCCAACCCCATTCGAACATACTACTTTACAAGGGAATCTTAAGTTATAGCGGCCCTTCGGCTAAATCATTGCATCTATCGACTGCCACTCTCCACCGGGAACCAAATCCCCTGCTTGAACTTACTCGCGGATCGGCTTCACGCCGGTCTTCTTTGTCTCATCCGCAAAGTAGACTATAACCCGGTTGTCAGGATCTACTTTGTGCGAGGCTATCAAGAGCATTCGCGAacggctgcagacgccagaTAGGAATGACACGCTCAAAGTGGTGGTTGGTTTCCCAGGTGGGTTGTCCCAGGTATGTGCAGCTTCATAACCTGCAGACAGAGGCTCGCTGCACAATCAAAGAACGCGGAAGTTTCCGGCGCACCAATGCATCACACCTGCTTCATTTCCCTGATTCCGCCTTACTTGCATTCATTTTCTTGAAACCTATGAAGGAAATCATTCCACGACTCATTTTTTTCCTGCGCTGAAACAATGTAACCGCGGTCCTGGAGCATGTCACAGCAAGTTTTCCGCGCGCGAAACAGTCTCCGTGTGCTGTCCTCCATCTTCGGTCTTCAAAATGGGCAATCGAACATCAAAGGGTTCGACCGAAGTACTGCAAGTCATGGAACAGTCTTGATTTGCCCGTACCGCCTCGTCATCCGGCGTCCCCACAAATCAAGCCATGCCCCCTGACTCCCCTTCAGACCTGCTACGGTCGATCGTGAGGCCTCTCAGTGATTGACCTGAGGAAGATATATTAGAGTTAGAGTTGGAAAAACAGCAGTCGTCATTCACTATAACGCGATGCAGCAAAAAAACGTTATCTGTGgatctcgcctcctcgcatcAACTGCCGACAGCAAAGAGAACTCCCTGACTCGTCTCCAGCGGACAGATACAGGTGTTGAACAGACACAAAAGTATCGAGAAAGTACTTAATATATAGCAGTTGCCATAGGAGAACTCAGGTAGTTTTGAGAGCATTTTATTCGGTCAAATCACTTGAGAGGACTTCTACGCTGtcacgagcgccgcgcggctcgcgcatGCTTTCTGCATGCTGCTGCTAGCCCCAATGGAAAAGTCGTGTCTCGAGTGCACGTCTGGAAGTGTCGGACGTGGgaagagacacacgcaaCCGTGTCCGCACATCGCTGATTCCAGAGTAGTTTTAACAAAGACACCAAGAATATTCGAGGGACTAGCTCTTCTTGGACACAGAGGCGGCACTATGGCGGGGTTTGCGTCCTTTGTGTCGTATCTTTCCATCGTGGTAGGATTCGGCATCAGCAATGTGGCATCATGCTTTCAGCTTCCAGCCCCAAATGCCTTTCTTGGGCATAACCTGTTACGTTCCCCGTCACCGGATGGCATCCATCATATTCCAGCTACCACTTTGCGCGGGAGGCATGCCCCTCTAAGTATTAATGAAATTCAGAGAACCACTTCTGCGCGCCACGGATCCCCGTCGACCCTGATGGTGAGCGTGTAgcaccggcgccgccccggtCCACGAGCCTCTCAGCAGAATTCGCCTTTCCGGCTTCATGTTCACAGTTTGAGTCTCTGTTTGCAGCAGAAGGGTTTGAATACTCGCACGCAAGGCTTCAATCCCGTGTTGCTTCCTGGCGAGACAAGGTTTAGTCGCGGTCGTGACCATTATTTGTGTGCAGGCAcgcaaggcgaagaggctgaTTTTAGCCGATGAGTGCCGTAATCAACTTTTAGAGGGCATAGAAGCTGTGGCTGGAGCTGTACGGGTAAGCATATTATCATTTCAGGACTCGCATTTGATGCCGCACCGGCAAGCGTCACCTCGCCAAATCACGCGGGCCTCGGCTGCTGGACAGTAGCACAATAGCGGTTTATACAGGTGTATGGGCAGGGACCGTCGCTGGTCCCCTTTCTTGCCGTGGTTATTGTCCTTCGCCAGAAATCACACGATAACTCCACTGTGTCCATGGACGCGTCTTACGACAGGCGTTTCTTTGACCGCACACGTGACTGTGCTGTGTTCACCGACGGCATTAGTGTTGTGGTTTTTTCACATGACTGAGGACCTTGCAGGTCACCCTTGGACCTCGTGGCCGCAATGTTTTGTTGGAGAAAGAGTACGGGCCTCCTATGATAGTGAATGACGGCGTGACCATTGCAAGAAATATAGAACTGAAGAGCCGAGCTCACAACGCGGGCGCTAAGTTGGTGCAGGAAGTTGCTTCCACGTCGGATGAGTGGGCAGGAGATGGCACGTCTTCAACTACTATCCTCACGGCCGAGATCGCGCGACAGGTGAGATGCGTCGCTATGAGGGAGCCTTGTCAAGGAACGACTAGTGACTACAGGCTGTAGAGCATGCTGCGCGGGGTTGAGTTGCTGTGTCTGCTTTCAGGGTGTGGATCACGTCAACCAGGGCCACAACCCTATTCCACTACAGCGTGGCATTCAACGAGCTGCGAAAGTCATGATGGAAGAGGTCAAACGCCTGGCTAAGCCTGTGGAGGGGATGAACGACCTGCTAAATATTGCCACCGTGGCAACGAGCGGCAATGTGGCTATGGGTGAAGTGATAGCAAAATCATTCGATAAACTCGGTCGGCATGCGGCTATCGTGCTGGAGGACAATCCGGCTCTTGAGGATACGGTAAACAGCCAAGGACAGTGGACCGGAAATGCTGAAATATTGGCATGAAGTTTGCATGTTGTTGCGCAGCATCCCATAAACACTAACTAACGAAGTCGCTTGGACGTGCTGCTGTTGGAAAATGGAAGTGCGCTGTGAGGAGCTGCCTTCGGCGTCTTGCTGTGTGTTTTCGTTTATTCTGATATGCAGCTCGAATTTACGGAAGGTTACACTTTTGAAAGAGGGTTCTCATCTCCGTACTTCCTCGTCGGAGAGGACCGAGATATCATCGAGTGGCAAAATCCCTCCATTCTTGTTTGCGACTACAAGATAGAAACAGCCCAAAGTATACTCCCCATTCTGGAACACTTTGTGCGCACGAAAGCACCACTCGTGCTCATTGCGGAGGACTTCGGCCCCGAAGTTTTACAGACATGCATTATCAACCGGATGCGACAGCTGCTTAAAGTGGTGAGAATCTTTCACTGTCAGTGAAAGGAGCTAGTGGCGAATTGGAGTCAGGTGATGTCGTTGGGTCACGTCCGACGAGCTACAGAATATGCTGAGGTGATCTGAGCGCTCGCTCGAAAGAGTGGCCTCATTCCTGTTGGATTTTAGGATATGACGAGGAACGTCTGCAGAGGGCATGTTACGTCATCGGAGAAGGCATGTGTCCTGTCACTGGCACGCAGGTAACAATACGTGCGCCATCATTTGGCGAAAGGCGCAAAGAGTATTTACGAGATATTGCTGTCGCCACAAACGCCCAGCTGATTTCCAGGGATTTGGGATTACCTCTGGAAGATGCGACAGCCGCCCACGTCGGGAATGCGGCGAGCATTGTCGTGCGTAAAGATCGTACATCAATCCTGACACGACCTGAATATCAACCAAGTATAAAGGACAGGTACGATCGATTAAACCACTTTTTGAACTGGTAGGTACCGTCCATTCTGCTCTCGTGAAAGACAGTTGGGGCTGTGATCTGTTATTCTCAGGGTCGCGCAGCTACAGAAAGAGCTGGAAGTATCCACATCCAAGTTCGACCGGGAGAAGCTCGGTGAAAGAATTGCGGCCCTCTCTGGGGGTATTGCACGTATTATGGTGAGACGCACGATACTAAGACCACTTATCGGGAGCACTCAACGATATCCGGTAGGAAGGTGGTGCTGCGGTCTGTAAGACGCTTTTTTCTCAACCGGTATGCGGCCTTTCAGATTGGCGCGTCAACAGAAACCGAACAAAAGGAGAAGCGGCTTCGCTACGAGGACTCCATAAACGCCGTCCGTGCGGCCCTTGAGACTGGCTACGTTCCAGGCGGGGGTGTTACCTATCTTGCGCTTTCCACGGACGAATTTTACCGCAAAATTGTTGCGGATATCGAAGCCGCTGCTAAGGCGGAGATGATatgcgacggagaggagcccgttggagcagcagcggaagtCGTTGGTAAGGGTCTCGGTAGTGACGACGCGAAAGCGTATTCTCCTTGTGTGCTCGAAGTCACTTTTTCGTTGCATCGCGCGTCCTTGCCTGGTACAGATGAGATGGAAGGAGAACTGGAACTCCAGAAGGCTGGAGCCAAAATTGTCGTCGACTCAATGAAATCTATTACGAAGCAAATAGCGGACAACGCCGGTAAGTATACTCAAAAGAGCAGTGCAACGTGGTCCCCTGGAAACGGGCTGAGCTTGCATCCTGGCGATTGATTTCAGAACCATGCATCTAGCGTTCCGGATCGTTCTGCCGTGCCTCTCAGGTGTAAATGGGCATAAGGTTGTCCAGGCGATCCTGACGTCTGGGAAACCTTTTGGCTACGGCTGGAATGCGAAGACCAATAAATTTGGAGATATGATCAGCCAAGGTGTCATTGATCCTGCAAAAGTCATTATTTCTGCTATAGAGCACTCCACTTCGGTTGCAGGTCTTGTTTTGACAACAGAAGGTATGATGGttgaggaggaagagccCGAAAAGAGTTCACATGATGGACCGGGCTTGCCGATGGAATGACGTTTGGATTCCTCAACGGATGCACACATGCGCTGACATACATTTCGTTTGGAGCATCCGCCTGAGTGTAGCGACAATATTGCCTAGTAGGCTTTGAGGGTGTGCAGTCTCAAAGGGGTTGAATAGAGGTTCATCTATCGAACATATATCTCAATCCCGGAGACCTGAGAATTGTGCATCCTGTCGGCGTGGCAAGGTGGGAACAACTAGTGTAGCTCACTCCCCAAGATTGATCGAAGGGATCGTCTTCTTGCATCTAACGTTTTTTTGCATACAGCGTTTGTATCGTCGTGCTCGGCCAAGTTGGCCACGTACCGTAGTCCCGAAACCAACTGTGACGTTGTCGCTGCTGTGTGAGACACTAACATCAATTGGTACCGCAAACTTCCCTTCTCCGACAGCGCCTGTGAGGAGAGATTGCTGCATTCTGAGTGGGGTGCCTGCGTCATGCTTTTCCTAACCTCCACAAACATTCACCGCCTCCTGCTCCATATCCTGTGAGTGACTGGTGGGTCCACGGCGTACTGAACGACAACGCGTATGCGAAGGTAGGTGCCCTCACCGTTCTGCCCACACGTGGGTGAGCTTCCCATGCTCTCCTAATGTGGAATTGGTTTGTGAACCGGTGACAGCGAATCGTAAGATAGAGTCTAGATAATCGTACCGATGCTCAGCCGCATGAAAGCGGTTTCTCCCGCCTGGCAGATATTTGAATCAGGCGTCCTAAGGAAGGATAACCGGTTTTCTTGCTTACCCATGCGTCAATGAAGTGGAAAGTGGCTTTAACCCGCAGCTCTGTATGAGGTGGCAGCTTTCCAAAGTTTTTCGTAACTTCACCCTGCATGGGCGGTGCGTGAAGCTTCGGCTGTGGCGGAAGAAGCAGTGCTCGTACCCGGGCAAATTTTCCGAAGCCGCCCAGCATAGTAATGCCAGCACATTTTGATACTATATCTTCCGAGGCTGGTGAAGAGACTGCGTATAAAAAGGCCGCGCAGGTTGCCCAACACTAACCCACCAGGGTTATCCCATCCTGTGGCCTCCCCCGATGAGAGATCTTCGCGGGCGGCAATGCGAAACTGCTTGACCCCGTTGACCTGTAAGTCGCCTCTCAAGTCAAGTGATCTTGAAAGGATTATTCATGCGGGCTGGTTAGCTCTACTTTTGCACGGTTCTTACGAGGCAGAAAAATTTCTGGCCGTCACCGTCATGTCGTCATCTGGGCTGACCACGAGTAGAGGAGAAGTATTACTTGCTATAATGAAGTTCCCCGAGGAATCCACACCGACAGAGTACTGTGTCCGGTCAGACCCCACGAGGATTTGAGAAGGCTGACCGGCAGCAGAGGCTACTCGTAAGACGGACACTGTCATTCCACTTTGTACTGTGGGGGCCAtgacagaagcagcagcagccacCGACAGCGAAGAAACAAGGCATAGAGCCACAGCAGTGCTTCCTTTCATTTTGCCTGTGGACAGGGAGTCTCGATAAGGAAAGAGTTCCAGCAAAAACTGCTCCCAGTATAGGGAACGCGAACTAGTTTACCTCTCTAGCTTCAATGTGACATGAGACGCTTTTAAAGACGTGTACCTACAAGCGGGGTGTGCGATGCAAGTCCGTCTAGCTTTAATCGCGTTGTCGTTGTAGCATATCTCCAGCTTACCTGAGGCATTTTAGATTCTGCACCGATCAGTCAGAATGCATTCGGGAACATCACTTGCGGGCTTCATATGCCTCGCCATCgctgtcgtcggcgtctctgccgaTGACACACCAAAGTTTATGGAGGTGAacttcctctctttcttgctCATAACGCGAACAGGGTCATCTGTAGTGAGACCTTGCAGATATTTCCAGCCTTCAACATTAAGAACCCTCCTCCGTACACGGTAGTCAACATTGCCGCGGAGGCCCGGCTGCCCTCGGTAGTATATACTCGGAAATGCATCATCCATTACCATATCCCATCGGCGTGCGGCAGGACACTTTATCAGGTACGCATTCGGAGTGGTTAGATAAGCAAACGCCTTCGTTAACGTGAATTGCACGACACATAGAAATCAACCTAGCAGAAGAAGTAAGGGCGAACCGGCTTCGGCGGCAGTAAACTGCATTCATACTCCCGTTTAGAGAAAGGCTCAAATTCGCTTCGTTGCAGATGTTAATCAGTAAGTTGCTTGAGATTCAGCGCTACCATCCGCAGGATCTCCGCGCACACTGTGCAGGAAGTCTAAAGAAGCCTCGAATTTCTTTCGCGCTTTGGCAGAAAAACAGCGGCGGATCTCTAGTGAGGCCAATGCCAGTTCACCGCTATGCTAAGCAGTGAAGTCGTGCATTCCAGACGCTGTTCAAGCCCTTAGGTCCCAGGGAATAGACTAGAACATGCTTGACAACTCCATCCATCAGTGGATCCGTGGCGTGCCACGCAAACCGATGGATAGGCAGAGGCAGGGCGTCCCCCCACACGTTCACATGCAAATGACATCGGATGCATCATAGAGTAATCCAGAAGCATGCAGACTGAGATATGGAAAccccgtctctcgcgcctcttcccTGGCTCGTACACGCCCCGGACGACTTTCGTTCTGTGATTGTCGCACACCGTGCCGAGCAAATTGCAATGGCGATGACCGTTTACGCGAGATGTGATGTGCACGGAGCCGTCATGGTGTGATGAGATTGAATTACTGCAACCGGTGCTCactctgcgttttctcagCGCTGTCCCCAACAGTCATATGGCTTCAAGAAAAATGTCGGTCCTGAGACGCTTACTTCGACTGCCACACCAAAAGAGGGGTCACGTCGGCCTGCTGACACTGAACAACTCGTACAGTACACTTCAAtgcggagagcggaggaaCCTTTGGAGCATTCAGAATCCAAGAATCACCAAGATTcgttcggcggcggctgacCAACTTTCTGTCACTCCCTACGAGTTGCCGTGACTTGTGGAAACCTGACCACCCACACATCgcagctatgtcgaattatcgcacccagataactccataccagtgaaccggtttgtaactccgcttcatattGTACCTGTGCTCTTGTTTCCACTATGCTCCTGATTCTGTGCGACCTCTCAAGAAACGCTTCTCTCTTCGAAGACTTTGCGGCCTTGCCCTGCATACTGTACCACCACAGGCCTGTCTTTAGGTTGTCCCGCATTGTCTCGCTAGTCGTGTGACAGAAGCAGAACTATCCTTATACTCGCTGTCACAAGCATGGCAACCCTAAGTGCAAAGAAAGCAATGACCCCACCAGTTGAACTACGAGGGTGCCCTCTCTTCTCAGACTGCCCGATActggaggcgcgacgacTCACGCAGGCTACACCAGAGGGCCACTTTCACAAAGTCAAAATTTGTGCTGTCCTGTCAAGCAGTTTCTCCGGTGTCCGATCACCTTCGTTGCTGGAAAACAGGTCCATCCTTCTTGGTTTGACTCCCTTCCTTGCCTTCTCCCCCTTCTTGGTTTGATTCCCTTCCTTGCCTTCTCCCTGAGCAAAAAAGTGGGCTTCCCTACGGTTGGGATGTCCCGGGCATTaagcgggggggggggggggggcgggggggtaCCCTCTGTGGTTCTCGTGTCTTCAGGCCACTCTGCCTCCCGTTCAATCTCGGCTAGCCCGCCCTAGGCGGGTGACTCATACTCGGCAACTATGTTTCGTCAAATGTGTTGCGAAAATATGTCGGCGTCTTTGTTAAAACTGTATGGCGCAGTTTTCCCTGGTTCACTGAGACAGTGCACGAAAATCCCTTGGGAGGAGTTGCCGTTTCACGGTCACCTCCTGCGAAAGCCATCCCTTATTAACTACCCGGTGTCTTGCGACtactctcttcctctccgctggcATGCGGTCGGTCACACATGTGGTCGACTGGTCGAGGTAGCACTTCATCCTAATTGTCAGCTCGGGACTGCACACAAACTCCGCTGCGTGTATAGGGTGTCATGCGAACGAATTTCTGTGCACTCTGCTCCGGCGTGCTGCAATCGACCAACGGAAACAGCCTGCCGCCACAGAGGACAGGTCAGCAGACTGCGCCTCTCGTAATTCTCAAGCGACGCCGAAATCATGGGAAATCAGCAGGCAGGTAAGTACCGTGGCCCCTTGTGGTGACATGCTGACGAAGCTGGCCTGTCGCCGAGAAGAGATGCCAGCTCACGGCATTGCCAGTTCATCGCAATCGAGAGTCGATGTCTGCATCTCGTAGGCTGCTCCGGAATCCGAGCCAGAAAATGGGAAACCGACCGAAGCGGACCGAGAGGTTTCGATGGAAAGTATCGGCCTGTCCGCATCCTCGGGAGGTAAGCCGCAGACTACGAAAGTTTCTACTGCCACTGTTATGTTCCATATCTTTAtttttctccttcgctgTGCTGCGATCTCTATGCTTCTACAGCGGGCAATTCTCCACGGTGTACGAATGTGTGAGGACTGACAACCCGACAGAGCGATATGCCATGAAAGTCATGTCTTGTTGGACATGGGACTCTCGAACCCTGAGGCGGATTGAGGAGGAAATATCTATAATGCAAGACCTCGGCCGGTCGCATCCTTGTGTGGTCCGTTTGGTTGAGTCGTACAAGGAGAGAGCCTGTCTACCCTCTTCTCAAGACACGAAATACCCCGAAACATTCCCGTTCGATGCTCTTCATGTGTCTCCCGTGTCCGGAACGCATGGAGTTTCGGTAGCGGGTCCCGACCCTTCAGTGCGTCCGTCCCAGCCGTCTATCAGGAGTTTTGAACAAAATCCCCACGGTGAAGACAGTCGGAGAGGACGTTGCATGTGGCGCATCGGCCTTGTTCTCGAtttctgcggaggcggagacctGGCAGACTATCTTAACAGGCACGGCGCTCTCGAAGAAAATAAAGCTCGACACGTTATTTACAAGCTCGTAAGGACGCTTCGTGGTTTCTTCTTTCTTGGTTGCTGTAGGGCCCGTCCAAACACAGACGCCTAGCACCAGCTCTTCGGACGTGCGCCTTCAGTTAAGCTATTGGGACCTAATGCGGACTGACGGACTGCGATGATTTCATTGCTTTTTGCAGTGCCACGGATTAGCATTTCTACACAGTCACGGAATCATTCATCGCGATATCAAAGTAAGCTTCTTCTGTCAAGAGATGCCTCAGGCCATTTCGGGTCTTCCACATTTATGTAGTTCACGCCGCTCTTGGGACAGCCAAAGTACACACTTATTTAGAGCGAATCAAGGCTGGTAGACGGTTATTTCTGCACGTGTCTCCACGATTTTGTAGCCCGAGAACATCCTGATCGAAAAGGATGACGGAAATTCCCTCAGCATTAAAATTTCGGACTTCGGCCTGGCTAAGAAGATGTAAGTGTTTGCTCGGCTGCTATGCCCACGAGGTGCCGATACGCACCTCTGCTCTCCAACTGCATCTCCTGCTCTCGCAAATATATGTTCAATTACGCGGGGATTCTTCAGGACCGAAAGACTCCACCGAAGCTCGTCGTTATGTGGCAGTGACTTCTATTTGCCTCCGGAAATGTTACAGCGGCGCCCGTACGATACTCAGGTGGGTCTCGCAGATTTTCATGCAAGAGAGACTTCAAAAAGAGCACAGCCACTAGCAGTGAGTTcacttttttttctgcaaCGGATGCAATGTAGAGGCGGTGCGTTCTGAGCTCCACTCTTCGACCCTTCTATCAGGAGCCGTTCTGTGCGGTGGGAAAAAAGGTTCTTCCAAAAGGGTGCTTCCTTTGATTGTTT
This DNA window, taken from Besnoitia besnoiti strain Bb-Ger1 chromosome III, whole genome shotgun sequence, encodes the following:
- a CDS encoding hypothetical protein (encoded by transcript BESB_045350), giving the protein MKGSTAVALCLVSSLSVAAAASVMAPTVQSGMTVSVLRVASAAGQPSQILVGSDRTQYSVGVDSSGNFIIASNTSPLLVVSPDDDMTVTARNFSASSLDLRGDLQVNGVKQFRIAAREDLSSGEATGWDNPASEDIVSKCAGITMLGGFGKFARGEVTKNFGKLPPHTELRVKATFHFIDAWAGETAFMRLSIGEHGKLTHVWAERHSQDMEQEAVNVCGGAVGEGKFAVPIDVSVSHSSDNVTVGFGTTMQEDDPFDQSWGVSYTSCSHLATPTGCTILRSPGLRYMFDR
- a CDS encoding putative chaperonin cpn60 (encoded by transcript BESB_045340) gives rise to the protein MAGFASFVSYLSIVVGFGISNVASCFQLPAPNAFLGHNLLRSPSPDGIHHIPATTLRGRHAPLSINEIQRTTSARHGSPSTLMARKAKRLILADECRNQLLEGIEAVAGAVRVTLGPRGRNVLLEKEYGPPMIVNDGVTIARNIELKSRAHNAGAKLVQEVASTSDEWAGDGTSSTTILTAEIARQGVDHVNQGHNPIPLQRGIQRAAKVMMEEVKRLAKPVEGMNDLLNIATVATSGNVAMGEVIAKSFDKLGRHAAIVLEDNPALEDTLEFTEGYTFERGFSSPYFLVGEDRDIIEWQNPSILVCDYKIETAQSILPILEHFVRTKAPLVLIAEDFGPEVLQTCIINRMRQLLKVVTIRAPSFGERRKEYLRDIAVATNAQLISRDLGLPLEDATAAHVGNAASIVVRKDRTSILTRPEYQPSIKDRVAQLQKELEVSTSKFDREKLGERIAALSGGIARIMIGASTETEQKEKRLRYEDSINAVRAALETGYVPGGGVTYLALSTDEFYRKIVADIEAAAKAEMICDGEEPVGAAAEVVDEMEGELELQKAGAKIVVDSMKSITKQIADNAGVNGHKVVQAILTSGKPFGYGWNAKTNKFGDMISQGVIDPAKVIISAIEHSTSVAGLVLTTEGMMVEEEEPEKSSHDGPGLPME
- a CDS encoding DNA-directed RNA polymerase II RPB5 (encoded by transcript BESB_045330), giving the protein MEDSTRRLFRARKTCCDMLQDRGYIVSAQEKNESWNDFLHRFQENECNRSRMLLIASHKVDPDNRVIVYFADETKKTGVKPIRELTERMEERNIQRAILVTQNVLTAFARDAISEAAPRHIIENFMESELLVNITKHELVPKHVPLTNEEKQNLLNRYRVKEIQLPRIQSADPVARYFGLSRGQVVKIIRPSETAGRYVTYRLVV